The Octadecabacter arcticus 238 genome contains a region encoding:
- the kdsA gene encoding 3-deoxy-8-phosphooctulonate synthase yields MKDVQIGSVTASNDRPLTIIAGPCQLESLAHARMIAEEMSKVCDAHGAQFVFKGSYDKANRTSLSGKRGLGMDEGLAIHAAIKAEFGCPVLTDIHTADQCAPVAEVVDILQIPAFLCRQTDLLLAAGETGAAVNIKKGQFLAPWDMANVVSKVESTGNTRILLTERGVSFGYNALVTDMRSLPEMMKTGYPVVMDATHAVAQPGGLGGSSGGQREFAPVLARAAVAIGIGAVFLETHEDPDNAPSDGPNMIALRDMDGVLKTLMALDAIAKADPIRL; encoded by the coding sequence ATGAAAGACGTACAAATAGGGTCGGTCACGGCCTCCAACGATCGCCCTTTGACGATCATCGCAGGTCCATGCCAGCTGGAATCCCTAGCCCATGCCCGTATGATTGCCGAAGAGATGAGCAAAGTCTGCGACGCCCATGGGGCGCAGTTTGTGTTCAAAGGCAGCTATGACAAAGCGAACCGCACGTCTCTGTCAGGCAAGCGCGGGCTTGGAATGGACGAAGGTCTTGCGATCCATGCCGCAATCAAAGCTGAATTCGGTTGCCCCGTGCTGACCGATATCCACACTGCCGATCAGTGTGCGCCTGTGGCTGAAGTCGTCGATATCCTGCAAATTCCTGCGTTCCTTTGTCGCCAGACGGATCTGTTGTTGGCAGCAGGCGAAACAGGTGCCGCAGTGAACATCAAAAAGGGCCAGTTCCTTGCGCCATGGGATATGGCCAATGTCGTGTCCAAAGTTGAATCCACAGGCAACACCCGCATTCTGTTGACGGAACGCGGTGTCTCGTTTGGCTATAACGCCCTCGTGACCGACATGCGCTCTCTGCCCGAAATGATGAAGACCGGTTATCCAGTAGTGATGGACGCAACGCATGCCGTTGCCCAACCGGGCGGCCTTGGTGGTTCAAGCGGTGGACAACGTGAATTCGCCCCCGTTCTGGCCCGCGCTGCAGTGGCAATCGGCATCGGTGCGGTATTCTTGGAAACCCACGAAGATCCTGACAACGCGCCGTCGGACGGACCCAACATGATAGCGCTGCGCGACATGGACGGTGTTCTTAAAACATTGATGGCGCTGGACGCAATTGCGAAGGCAGACCCGATCCGCCTTTAA
- a CDS encoding putative polysaccharide export protein, producing MTSDFDAVRQLRKQGVDPFQRANVLDLVTPSDAQAKSTTGQMQAATAKMSPAEARVQLPQTVQRQQTLPSTQVGAGDNPADRRAGEIRRIQKDIAKRRRKNIIALMGRLAMFVFLPTLAAGYYFYVMATPMYGTHSQMVIKQAASTGGGGLGSLFQGTGLATQTDSTTVQSYMTSLESFIRLDADHGFTEHFSDPNIDSIQRLASDATRDDAYDVFLNHVQIGYDPTEGFLKMEVIAANPAKSQEFSEALISYAEEQINQQTLRVREDQMSGAQETYAAAKSRRVEALAELVSIQEEVQQSDPLAQSAALQQRITTLEIRLDDERLNLASLLENSRPNAASLSATESEIGLLEDQIALLRGELSGGNGGSLVSNNARLRQAEENYVFQVTNVQATLMQMDTARIEATRQSLYLTISVPPIAPDSPTYPKAFENMLLAFLIFSGIYLMISLTVSILREQVSS from the coding sequence GTGACGTCTGATTTTGATGCTGTGCGCCAGTTACGCAAGCAAGGTGTGGACCCGTTCCAGCGCGCCAATGTCCTTGACCTCGTGACACCAAGCGACGCTCAAGCCAAATCAACCACAGGTCAAATGCAGGCCGCGACCGCCAAGATGTCCCCTGCCGAGGCAAGAGTGCAACTGCCACAAACAGTGCAGCGCCAGCAAACTCTGCCGTCCACACAGGTTGGTGCAGGTGACAATCCGGCCGATCGACGCGCTGGTGAGATCCGTCGCATTCAGAAAGATATCGCCAAACGCCGCCGTAAAAATATCATCGCGCTTATGGGTCGTCTCGCGATGTTTGTGTTCTTGCCAACCCTTGCGGCGGGATATTATTTCTATGTCATGGCGACGCCGATGTATGGCACCCATTCCCAGATGGTTATCAAGCAGGCCGCAAGCACCGGCGGCGGAGGCTTGGGAAGTCTGTTCCAAGGAACCGGCCTCGCCACCCAAACCGATAGCACAACAGTGCAATCCTACATGACCTCGCTTGAATCCTTTATCCGCCTTGATGCCGATCATGGATTCACCGAACATTTCTCGGATCCCAACATCGACTCGATTCAGCGATTGGCCTCTGATGCCACCCGCGACGATGCCTATGACGTATTTCTAAACCACGTCCAGATTGGCTACGATCCAACAGAAGGCTTCCTAAAAATGGAAGTCATCGCGGCCAACCCCGCCAAAAGCCAAGAGTTTTCCGAAGCGTTGATCAGCTACGCTGAGGAACAGATCAACCAGCAAACGCTGCGGGTTCGCGAAGACCAGATGTCGGGTGCCCAAGAAACCTATGCCGCCGCAAAATCCCGTCGCGTTGAAGCTCTCGCTGAACTCGTGAGCATCCAAGAAGAAGTACAACAAAGCGACCCCCTCGCCCAATCTGCCGCCCTGCAACAGCGGATCACGACCCTTGAAATTCGGCTTGATGATGAACGACTGAATCTTGCCAGCCTTTTGGAAAATAGTCGCCCGAACGCGGCATCTTTAAGCGCAACGGAGTCAGAGATCGGGCTTCTTGAAGACCAAATTGCGCTGCTGCGCGGTGAACTGTCTGGTGGCAACGGTGGATCGCTTGTGTCCAACAACGCCCGCTTGCGCCAAGCTGAAGAAAACTATGTTTTTCAAGTCACCAACGTTCAGGCGACGCTTATGCAGATGGACACAGCACGGATTGAAGCAACGCGGCAGAGCCTTTATTTAACGATCTCAGTGCCCCCCATCGCGCCAGACTCGCCGACATACCCAAAAGCGTTTGAAAACATGCTCTTGGCCTTCCTGATATTCTCAGGCATCTATCTGATGATTTCGCTCACAGTCTCCATCCTTCGTGAACAGGTAAGCTCTTGA